A genomic stretch from Leptotrichia sp. HSP-536 includes:
- a CDS encoding TolC family protein, with product MYLNFNNRKIQISLLLLISCVLSYATSVDDLISQYEKSSYTTKINAVSLKKYDIKDKALKNGDRNEITVTSDDNYTLHGKANGLTIENNVKYGMFYYRNGYNFTNREVTQNRIGISKNLNDYFGYSDNNYNKKTNEISRNIQKITNETTKNSEIRDLIDLYKNYKNKQKEIEQEVLTVDDTKKDYAVQAKKYELGTATQYDFELAKTEYENSQLKYENLGRELKILAEQFGIYNVTLPEKEKLEDLKKVELQKDDFYALRLSEAETIELNTKLNNEQLKKETIDYKYPKLVGDIGYSLKDHSVVIGLAVSKTFKRYNDTIEDLKNEADKLQLQYEQKKNELMSNVGQQMITYTTYQTNELTAENTMKIKKKEYEIYAKKYELGLDTYSNYVEKRNNYKKAVMDYEIAKNELAAFTKKIKYYK from the coding sequence ATGTATTTAAACTTTAACAATAGGAAAATACAGATTTCATTACTGTTATTAATATCTTGTGTCTTAAGCTATGCGACCAGTGTAGATGATTTGATTTCGCAGTATGAAAAAAGTTCCTATACTACAAAAATTAATGCAGTAAGCTTGAAAAAATATGATATAAAAGACAAGGCATTAAAAAATGGAGACAGGAATGAAATTACAGTAACATCTGACGACAATTACACATTGCATGGGAAGGCAAATGGTCTGACTATTGAAAACAATGTGAAATATGGCATGTTTTATTATAGGAATGGATATAATTTTACAAATAGGGAAGTTACTCAAAATAGAATTGGAATTTCTAAAAATTTAAATGATTATTTCGGATATAGTGACAATAATTATAATAAAAAAACAAATGAAATATCAAGAAATATACAAAAAATTACTAATGAAACTACGAAAAATTCTGAAATACGGGATTTAATTGACTTATATAAAAATTATAAAAATAAACAGAAGGAAATTGAGCAGGAAGTACTTACAGTAGATGATACAAAAAAAGATTATGCTGTTCAGGCAAAAAAATATGAATTGGGAACTGCTACTCAATATGATTTTGAGCTGGCAAAGACGGAATATGAAAATTCTCAGCTGAAATATGAGAATTTAGGAAGAGAACTTAAAATTTTGGCAGAGCAGTTTGGAATCTATAATGTAACTTTGCCTGAAAAAGAGAAACTGGAAGACTTGAAAAAGGTTGAATTGCAAAAGGATGATTTTTATGCACTTAGATTATCAGAAGCTGAGACAATAGAATTGAATACAAAATTAAATAATGAACAGCTGAAAAAAGAAACAATAGACTATAAATATCCAAAACTAGTTGGAGATATCGGATATTCGCTGAAGGACCATTCAGTTGTCATAGGACTAGCCGTCTCTAAAACATTTAAGAGATACAATGATACAATTGAAGACTTGAAAAATGAAGCCGATAAGCTGCAGTTACAGTATGAACAGAAAAAAAATGAGCTAATGTCAAACGTAGGGCAGCAAATGATAACTTATACAACTTACCAGACAAATGAACTGACAGCGGAAAATACTATGAAAATTAAGAAAAAGGAATATGAAATCTATGCAAAAAAATACGAACTGGGACTAGACACGTATTCCAATTATGTTGAAAAGCGGAATAATTATAAAAAAGCTGTAATGGATTATGAAATTGCCAAAAATGAACTTGCGGCGTTTACTAAAAAAATAAAATATTATAAATAA